The sequence CAAACTCAGGAGATAGAAAGATAGTACGAATAGATTACTTTCTAGCATACTAATCTTTGATTTATTAACATTCCATGTGGAATATCAACAGAACAGGGCCTAGtcatagtttttcaaattttaatcctAGTAGTTaaggttaacatttaaaaacaaagttaaaataaaatacatccagTTATCTAGATGATATTTTAGCCATTATTTGTTGATCAGTTCCACAAGCAATACATCCTGGCCTGGCAACCTGCGATATAACATAGTAATATACAGTCACTTCTCAAGCAAAGGATTCACCTGTCTCTACAGGTCTTCACTAAAGTTACACAATAGTTATCCTGGAGTAGTTGAGATATACTTATCATTTCTGAGGCCAGCACAAAACAACTGATTCACTCAAAACAAGCTATGTAATTGTTTTCAGCCTCTTTCATAATTGCAAATACCGAATATCAAAggagtttttacatttttatttatttatatttattagaaaacatttgtatttttataataaaaaagataatgcaTAAGGtaagaatgagaaaaaaagtttgaatatcacaaaaaatttgcAAGTGTACATACTATATCATTCAATGTATTTGAAGTtcatatttattaccttttagaaaaatatatataggtgaaataatatttatgaagaaagttattcttttttaaactaagTGTAACAAAAACTCAATTTATCAGTTTACACAAGATATGATaacagtattttgtaatttaggggGCCAGGCTTTATTTAATAAGCATTTCAGTCACAAGGCTTCCTATGAAGCCACTAGACAAAACAGTTGCTGGGTTGGTGGTCCACAGCAAGCCTTCCACTGGATCACAGAAAGGGTATGCTTTGGAGGTCATGTATCATTAGCATGGATCTAGCAGATTAAACCTAAACCCAGAGAACTAAAAATTGGATCCGAACTGGCTTACTATGAAAAAacactggataaaaaaaaaaagacaaaccaGTCCATGGGTTGGCCCATAGCAAGCTCCCACTGGATCACAGGAAGGGTATACTTTACAGGTCATGTATCTTAGGCATGGATCTAGCAGGTTAAACCTAAACCCACAGAACTAAAAATTGAGTGCGAACTGGGGTATGAGAAAACTCTAGCCttggagaaaacaaaatatgagaCAAAATAATCCAACGGAAAGGTAAAGACCTCTTCTTCTCTATGATGGACAACTTAAAAGTTTGTTCATCCATACTTACACAACCCTATGTAAACTtaagcaattaagaaaaaagcttGCTTATTGCTGGAATTGTGAACCATATCCAAGTTTGCAAGTCTGAATTACAAATTGTTCATTTAGAAACCCTCTAGTATATACACGTAGTAAGTTAGTATATTactttggtttattaaaattaaaaaaactgaataaaaaatattgtatttataatagtaaaatattcaataattctaGAGCTCAACAAAGAATTTACAGTAAGTTTTTTGTTCAGCTCAATTATTGAATAACTATGTTCCTATTTAAACACTATGTTCTATGTTTCTATTCATTAACTATGTTCTTAATTTAACActgtatttgttatttcaatagcTATGctaataacttactttttttcCTTTATCACCTTCAAACTGTTGTTTTACATCAAACGAATGCAATACTTCATTTTCATCACAAGAATCATCATTGAATAATTTGCTTTTCTTATCATAATgatttactttttcagttttatgtaaattatcaaCACTTTTATCATAATcagtatcatcatcatcatcattaaaaacaatctttttgttCAAATTTCCAGAATCCTAAAGAAAAGATCATATAGatgtttaattacttataatataattatttcatactcCCAAGATAttcatctaattaaaatttaataacgtacATGTACAAAATATCATACCTAAaacctcaaaaataattttcagttaaaacactactgagattaaaataattattttaaagttttcattagtaattatttaaatttctcaaccaatgtttttaatttaatttttttcactatttctaataaaaaaatcaaatcggaAACAGCTTTGCAACAATGATTATACTGATCAACATACAATTTGGAattgaaaagggagtaggtgttctatatagtatttgatatgctgaatctgaatatgtattctgaaaaaaatcatcaCATAACATTCGTAAGTTAcaatcccttaaatttatttgttcaatataatacaaataagttagtacatctGTATGTGTTTgcttattgttaataatattcttaataatgttAAAACCTACTTCcctaatatattaagaaaaaaaaccatatgCAGGTCTGAATCACAAATTGTTCAGTCAGAAACCCTCAAGTAAGTTAGCAAAAActcttgatttaataaaattaaaaaagcggaataaaaaagtatttaatactaCTAACAAACAGTTTCAACTCAAAccttaaaataacattaagtCATGAAGTCAAACAAAACCAATGCTAGAAAATGGATATCGACAATTAGACTGCTTTGTATCTAATTCATAACTTATCAAAATATCTAAACATGATTTACAGAAAAGAGGAAAAATGTATttaggttttaaaaatgtattaatacaaaagaacaaaattagGAGTTCCAAAACAAGAGGGTTACGATAATTTAGAAAAGtgagtaacttttttttgtttttaagtcaatttttttatggtttcgtTTGGTTTTTCAACAAAGAtcgatataaaacattttacgaggtgtgtgagaaaagtaatgagattggtaacactgcaagcgatctggcaacACTGTGTCCATTGGTCTGtgttagaccggtttgttcatcccttccatatGCTCGGTACGAGTTTCAACgccattcagccaacacattatttttgacagcaccatcagtgaagttgtatttttgttgtgcggtacgaaaatggagcatcggaatttagagcaatgttgtgcaatcaagttttgtgttaaacttggggaatccgcgagtaaGTGTGgcctttgaaaaattgaaacaggcctatggggaacattgcttatcaagagcacaagttttctgctggcacaaatcatttttggaaggccgagaacacgttgaagatcaacctcgctcagggagaccttcaacttcaaaatctgatgagtGAACagctaaatttaaacactttcaccgtacatcaaattttacagacgatttggacatgtaaaagttttgtgcgaaattggtgccgaaaaacctcataAAAGAACAGatggacaatcgaagaaacgtgtacgTTGATCTGCTTAAGAGgactgacaatgaccaagaattcttcaatcttgtgatcacaggtgatgaatcctggatatttgagtacgatcctgaaacaaagcagcaAAGCAGTGTGGCACACTCCAGCATCTCCTCGACGAAAAAATGCTGAATGaccaaatcaaagatcaaaaccatgctgatttgcttttttgacagtaggggtactgtgcataaaaaatttgttcctccaggacaaactgtcaaccaagtattttacaaaggtgttcttgaaaggctcaggaaaagagttattcacgtgagaccagacattgcagacaagtggatgcttcatcatgagaatgccccgtgtcacatggcaatttccatcagggaatttttgatctcaaaatgcattcctgcggttcctcaacccccctattcacctgatttgagtccttgtgcctttttccttttcccaaaattgaaacatatcttaaaaggacgtcttttggaactctggagaacactCAAGgctgtgaccgaccagttgaagccttccagcgctgctaccaggagtgggaacaatgactccGCCGGTATATAGCTTCCCaagagaactactttgaaggggataatattgtttgaaaaaaataaaaactttggtaagtaaaaagtcagtctcattacttttctcacacacctcatatttgatttttattgactttaattacatcaatcaattttctcagaaataaattttgtctCCAGTTTTTTGAGCTTTATAACAATTCTctcagatacagttctgggaacaatttctatttttcatgtgAGATATCATACAAAACCATAATTATTTTGCTCAATAATTGTGTCCGTTGAGTTTTAGTATAGAAAGagcatgaatttgtttttttttttaaacagcccCAACAAGGCAACCAACTGGTCTTCACCACCAATCATAACATACATGATCACCTCAAAGTAtcatggcagcagtctctgcccttCCTATCTGGCCTCTGTTCTAGAGGTTCACCCACTGGGGTCCCCCCCGCATCATCGGAGCACGTCGACCTCCATTCTGGACAGCTGACATGTTTCTCCGCTAGGGAGCCACCCTTCCTATCTGTAACCTATTAGCTCCTGACTTCAATTTGCATGCCGGGAGCTCCCCTGTGACCTTCTCACACCTTGAGGGTCCTCCATACCATCATCGGGAAGCACCGACTCTCCCActcttgtgtgtgtgtatgtgtgtgtgtgtgtgcgaacCAGTATACCCTAGGCGTGGAGGCTACCTCCCTTGTACCACACATTACCAAGTTTCGCcccttcctttttttctttcatccttGTCAGATAAGTTCCTCCCTTTTCACAGAGCGTGCTATCTAACATAGCAGTAGTTACTGGCACGTTTTCCACATACAACTTAAGTAGCATCCCCTCtatacaaaaataccatttaaatatacaaaactaaaaatattaagccTGCTATACAACAGGCAGCACTGGATGGTGCGTCTAGCACATAATTATTAAATCCAGTTACAAAGCTCCACCAATCAGACTCCTAATTAACTATGAACTATTACAGTATAACTAGAGGTGCAGATCTGGCAAGAATACAAGATGAAAGTAGAATCAAACCACTCCATGTCATTtgacaatacaaaataatacattagtgTAAATACAAGattgaatttcttaaaactaccacaataaaaatagaatgaatcTAAATGTACTTTACTGCACTATAAAGAAAACAACAGTTTTCTGTGTTTTCCtaaacaacagttaaaaaaaaaaaaaataataataaataaaaaaaacactttttttaatcagGGTTTGCTaccttgaattatttttatgtcaaatttgtaaaaagcttataaaaattaaaaatatatatcttttagaaaatttttatgtaaaaagaattataatttaatcttaaaaataatacaacagaccaaaaattgtctaaaatatacaagaaaaaaatacttatttaacacAGCTAATTAATGTAATCTTACTTAAAAGTGGGAGAGGGCTTCCTGAATCTTATGATGTTAATATAGATTGGGAGggataaaaaaccttaaaattttacttattaaattcataaatgcaTTCTcatgctgaatttaaaaaaaatattttattacttaaaacagttctttttagataaacattaatataacaaCAGCCATAGAAAATGTACACGTAATTACTTACCACAGAAGATAGAGCctttttaatagtttgttttcTTTGATCAATTgctttcttcatttctttaatagatttcaatcttttttcatcagcgtttataaaatttcttgaaaatttactctctgaaccattattttttttatctatatctgaaaatttgttactatcaagaaagttaaatttttctttagaaccaataatttttttagggaaGACATTTTCATGTCTTTCATTAACTGTAGTTGAAAAATCAGAACTGtcatcaaattttgtaatttttcttccacTAAATTCATCACAGTCTTTccaaacattactaaaattttccagttttgttagaatattactgttacttttactattaaaattaattttaggtaaaGTAGAAGTTTTAATATCTTCTATTTTTACTGactcttcattattttcaaataaatcaccATTATTTGATTCAAAGCAACTATGTGGCATCTTAGTTGCATCATTTGTCTTTCCAGAAATGTTATCCTTAGCAGCTCttctttcattttctaatttattcaatataCTCTCTTTTGCAAATTCTACGGTTATTTCTTTTCCAAGCCACTTTTTTCTAGGTAATTTTTTTAGACCTGAAACAAAAATGACACACATCAGATTTTGGTCTTCTCATGTACTTTTAAGAcacagataattttttctttcagaaacaaaatctattaaaatattaccacACAAATAACTTATATCACATATTAAAAAGCCAATTAACACATTAAttgaaaaactatatttcattaactacaatttttaattttgctagaaATGTACTTAACTTTCATACAGATCTTCAATAACCAGAAAGTACACAGAAAATCGAATGaaatgatatgaaaattaaaaaaaaaagataaaactttaatttctctttaaacaATGACATATGACAGCAATAATACCaaatcattaattgctagtttcAAAAGGATCTTTGTTCACTGAAACAagcagtttcaaaaatattttattaaatataatatgctaCGCTGAGAGAAAAAATAACCATCCTTCAAAACCTGATTAAAAATAGGCAGGTAAATTGTgggctaaaaaaaattcatatgataaTTGTAGATAATtcacattattttacttaaaaggatataaaataatcaagattgttattaactacaatttaatattattaattacaatataattaggatatttaatttttctaaacaaagatttaaaactgCTGCATAGAACTGTTTGATcttagttcttttataaaaaaaaataattgtagaaataatTATCGAATGATTTTTGGAATATTCTCAGAgattttagattataaaacagaagtaaaaaagcaaaatatgcTGTTATCGCATTTTATTTCTCTGAATTCATttcagcaaaaataaatatttatagagaaatataactaaaataactataaatgacTACTTTTAACTACTTCATTTCAATATCTAAGGAACTAGCAAAGAGTAGCTTaagaaatcataaacaaaattatgttagcTCATAATAACATCAGTAAGATCAAGCAAAGTCTGTTCTGTGAAACCTGAAatactaattttcagatttccatttttccaataatttttatatagagaTTAGATTAATGACATTCTTGAAGAGCTATCTATAAGAAACTGGACAAGAACAATGCCAAAACTCTAAAAACCAATGATACAATCTTGATTAGATTGGTTTTATATAATGGTATTCAGAAAAGGATTGTGTatggttaaatataatatttacacttGCCAATTAACAGAGCTGTTCATAAATAGATTATGGCTGATGGTTGGTTCATGATTGCATAAGATAACTTCTCAACTAAGTATGCTTGTTGCCAATTATTATGcagaataattttaagtaaaaacaggATGATCACAATATTGgcacttgatttataaaaattattaataatgtgttttaatgtcaataatattaaatttataacacacATACATGCTGAAAGTGACTCTTGAAAACCTTGCAGATTTACAAAAGCAAACGTAGAAATTATCTCATTTTAATCCAAATCACTATAACGAAATGTAAGTTCAACGGATAATACTTCACCATATTTAGAAAAGCGACTTCTTATAACATCATCAATTTCATGTGGCAGATTGCCAACAAAAAACCGTTTCTTTTCCATGCTAATCTATCTGTgagtaacaaagaaaaaaatattctgataagcAATATACATATACCGGGTGATACTATGGGTgataagtatggaaacagctttatactgtatACTGAGAAGTATCTGGAGTCAGAAAGAAATGGGTTTCTACATAGGTAAAAAAAATCTGCGTTAtggtgtgtttttaatttttatttactatattgaatcaaacttaacttttttaaataggaatgtAGACATATGACACAtcattctgatttaaaattttacaagaaaaacaatggtgaaacctgtTTTTCTGTTATGCCTTTGTTATTgggttataagcattcaaagttgaatgcttatgtttttcttattatttttgtttgtcttaTAGTGTTAACaaaaaaacgaggtaaaacgcactgcatgaacaattttattgcattttacattcatcatgcatacaataatgaactttaaacagtgctataatattgataataataaacaataactaataattaacaacaaaacaacaatttaagtggctatataaactgatattatttactttacatattacaatatttattttacaattttaaataaatgttttcgaaaattactgatgaaataaattttgaaagcatgcCATTCAACAATAAACGTTCAAAATGCTTCACCTCTACAGCTTGGCAATGTGCTAAGCTCAAGTAATATCAGTTTATAAATTGTTGTATCATGTCTGGTGGTAGACAAGCAAATTTGtcaattattcttttcaattcatCAATGTCTGCaggatttttttgtaaacattatgtttcaggcATCCCTAAAAAAGTAATCCATAGAAGACAGGTTTGAGGACCTGGCAGGCCATTCTATGGCTCCTCTACGACCCATCCAGagatttgaaaattgtttgtttaaaatttcccaTGCCCTGACATAATAATGAGGTGGTTTCCCATCTTTCTGAaactattagtattatttaataattcttgtcCAACATTTTCCCGGATGTTTGGTAACATCCTATCAGCTTACAAGTTGCAGTAAACATCTCCTGCAggattgtcatctaaaataaaagatccTACAATACAATGACCAAAGATTCCCGCCCAAACATTCGCTTTTTGAGGGTACTAAGTATGAGCCTCCATATTCATCTGGGATTATGATTGCTCCAATATcaacagttttgcttattcacatggccatctatttaacttaaaaaacacttcatcagtaaatattaatgaattacaaaaatttgcgtctttatctaatttttgcattataatattacaatactcAACTCGGCGATCTGAAAGTACTTGCACCAGATGTAGCtttaagggtgaaatttatttgttttaagaatttttagaaCTGACAAATAAGTTATGTCATGTTGGACAGCAGCTTTCTGAACTGATGAATGACGGTCTTCAACAAAGATCTGCATGCAATACATCTAATCACTTGGCATCAGTTGTGAAAGTTCTTGGTCTAGCGGTGCGAGGACAATTATTTACAGTATCAGCTTGAAACCCctgtactgtcttgatcacagtcaatttacttattggttctctgtttggaaatctattattaaataaataaatcctcttGTAAAGGCCAAACTCTATCACCATACTCATACATCAACAGATTTATTCTTtcagtttaacttaaaaaaggtATTGTTGTTTGAAGATTTAatacaactaaataaatgaatgaggaaactaataataaaactttcaccaaaaacaataataaaaaatttgaaccactaggcctacaacttaatttttactagcactcTAAAATTTTAGCATTACAAGTATGTTGAGGTAAAAAGGAGAAATGAGGAGTTAATAAAGATGCATTatttcaacgtaatacaaactttcttttttctgtttagcctccagaaccactgtaatgtattatttcagaggatgagtgaggatgatatttatgaatgtaaatgaaatgtaatctacTCCTGACCACTCcagagatatgtggttaattgcaaTCCAACAAAGATcactgcattgttgtaaattaatacatgctttactcaaataaatttgtaaaacattttttaagtaagtatttccagctgattagtttcatttatgataagtaacaaatatcagcttATATTAACACtggatgttaatttttattaaaaaataatatcggttGATATAGCTAGctgtgttttaattattagttattgtttattattattaatattatagcacAGTTTAAAGTCAGTTATTGTatgtattatgaatgtaaaatacaataaaattgttcatgcagaaTGTTTACCCTCTTTTATTGTGAACATGATTTTTTCTGTCATTGCAACTttaaatgcttataactcgataatgaACGCATTAGCAGAATGCGTTcacatttaatctttatatttaaataaattaaatttgattcaatatggcagacAAACACTAAAAACCCTCCATAATGcagatgtttttttaacaatgtagaaCTCCATTCCTTTCTGCCTCCCAAATACCTcttagatatgcagtataaagctgtttccatacttaaatatcaccatgtgtgtgtatatatatatatatatatatttgatacataagggcatatatacacacatacattttatatatatcaagaaccattcaataataaaattttaacttgtccatatacatatttcattacCCTTAATTATTTTGATCAGAAAAAACACTAACTAAACATTAACTCACTTCagcaaccataaaaaaaaaagaatgatatgcAGCTAGTATGAGATTTGCAACAAAAACCAGCAAAGCATATTGCCTCTGAGCACATAGCATTACATCACTATATTGAGgttctattttaaaagttagaTTTCTTTATGGCAGACCTATTTGAGTTAATAATATAATCAGTATAGACTGTAGAATCCAGTTTATAGAGCATGAACATCTTTTAATGATATATTCCTTTCTAAGATTggcagttcatttttttaaaatctttgtatAATGGTATCAAAACTTGAATTTTATCAGTAACTGTTCTGCTTTGTGTAAAGGAATACAATTACATACTGCATTAAGCTCTTTTTCGCTTTGTAGACAAAGGACCTCATAATATCTAACAGGTCTTTTTATTTAGTAGTTACAGAAAACTTGAATATGGATAGTCTTCAAATACACTAAAATCAGCTTCTATACCAATAAGTTTAAGCAgctttgatttaatataaaaaagaacaatcaATATTAaagattgtaatattgtttttaaaaaagtatattttgttttcctgatacaatgaaaaatttggaaGTTGTCTGTAAAGGTAAATCTAAAACTGGACAGTAAGTAATTGACTTAAAATGTATGTAGTGAACagtctaattattaaaaaagaattaatttgcctactgtaaaataataaaattctgtatgaagaaaaacttaaaactaagtaAATACTGCCAGTTTATGACATAAGCTAAATATTtgaggttttattatttaaaagatactgacttaatgtttttaacaaatatatacctttaaagtaagaacttaaCCAGCAAAGGTACGGTATGTTGTGGTGCAAACTGAACTTGAACACTAGGTTAGGAACCAAATTATTTGGCAACTTCAACatcgaaattatattttttatactagaaaataacactggtaaattattaaataaagcacaTATACTGTACCCTTAATTCATTATCAtaccatattatttataattcgagCAATCTACCACGTGCAAGTAAACCACATTCATAGTACGTAACAAATATGTATTTCAAATTCATTCCGCAATGTAACAACTTAGTAAAATGTTTACTGTAACAGTAATGAATAGACAACACTCACtttaacttctaaaataaatactaacttacataatcataatattttcagtGCATTTAAACTAACCTAAGCGCATTCTTAGTGTTGCACACAGTCTATCTGAACTACTCTCAATgtacattttgaaaaactaatctAAAAGCCGTACGGTTAATTTTTAAGActgatttttaactaaaaatatacgtTTATCAGATGCCCttttaacatttaatacattatacTTTAGAAGACCACTTTgggtaacataatttatttaaaattgtaaagttttgAAACGActgctttttcaaaaatataagttttattaccgAGCATCGCTgtcaaagaaataggaaaaatatcGTAGTTGATCCTCATTTGCTAATAACTCAAGACTAAATAGCATTGATGGTTAC comes from Lycorma delicatula isolate Av1 chromosome 3, ASM4794821v1, whole genome shotgun sequence and encodes:
- the LOC142321404 gene encoding uncharacterized protein LOC142321404 isoform X5; the protein is MPHSCFESNNGDLFENNEESVKIEDIKTSTLPKINFNSKSNSNILTKLENFSNVWKDCDEFSGRKITKFDDSSDFSTTVNERHENVFPKKIIGSKEKFNFLDSNKFSDIDKKNNGSESKFSRNFINADEKRLKSIKEMKKAIDQRKQTIKKALSSVDSGNLNKKIVFNDDDDDTDYDKSVDNLHKTEKVNHYDKKSKLFNDDSCDENEVLHSFDVKQQFEGDKGKKLFELQSRFGNDSRFYTDEKFYESDEEKNDNEKQDIERLEDFDEKEETINDEVKKQLKILQSIVGTEFSGQQKKQKLFFNCSLDLVMIQGFIWMKNFMRVMKKKMIMEKQDIERLEDFDEKEETINDEVKKQLKILQSIVGTEFSGQQKKQKLSKHVTSATGVRYDPSVPEHEKFIVKPSSIDENEEDVKQKKVKNQKTSRKKR
- the LOC142321404 gene encoding uncharacterized protein LOC142321404 isoform X2 — encoded protein: MEKKRFFVGNLPHEIDDVIRSRFSKYGLKKLPRKKWLGKEITVEFAKESILNKLENERRAAKDNISGKTNDATKMPHSCFESNNGDLFENNEESVKIEDIKTSTLPKINFNSKSNSNILTKLENFSNVWKDCDEFSGRKITKFDDSSDFSTTVNERHENVFPKKIIGSKEKFNFLDSNKFSDIDKKNNGSESKFSRNFINADEKRLKSIKEMKKAIDQRKQTIKKALSSVDSGNLNKKIVFNDDDDDTDYDKSVDNLHKTEKVNHYDKKSKLFNDDSCDENEVLHSFDVKQQFEGDKGKKLFELQSRFGNDSRFYTDEKFYESDEEKNDNEKQDIERLEDFDEKEETINDEVKKQLKILQSIVGTEFSGQQKKQKLSKHVTSATGVRYDPSVPEHEKFIVKPSSIDENEEDVKQKKSKKSKNKQKEEVKEQECVNKPSVSNETYYEVADELKKNI
- the LOC142321404 gene encoding uncharacterized protein LOC142321404 isoform X8, with product MEKKRFFVGNLPHEIDDVIRSRFSKYGLKKLPRKKWLGKEITVEFAKESILNKLENERRAAKDNISGKTNDATKMPHSCFESNNGDLFENNEESVKIEDIKTSTLPKINFNSKSNSNILTKLENFSNVWKDCDEFSGRKITKFDDSSDFSTTVNERHENVFPKKIIGSKEKFNFLDSNKFSDIDKKNNGSESKFSRNFINADEKRLKSIKEMKKAIDQRKQTIKKALSSVDSGNLNKKIVFNDDDDDTDYDKSVDNLHKTEKVNHYDKKSKLFNDDSCDENEVLHSFDVKQQFEGDKGKKLFELQSRFGNDSRFYTDEKFYESDEEKNDNEKQDIERLEDFDEKEETINDEVKKQLKILQSIVGTEFSGQQKKQKLAQVTTRNL
- the LOC142321404 gene encoding uncharacterized protein LOC142321404 isoform X6; protein product: MEKKRFFVGNLPHEIDDVIRSRFSKYGLKKLPRKKWLGKEITVEFAKESILNKLENERRAAKDNISGKTNDATKMPHSCFESNNGDLFENNEESVKIEDIKTSTLPKINFNSKSNSNILTKLENFSNVWKDCDEFSGRKITKFDDSSDFSTTVNERHENVFPKKIIGSKEKFNFLDSNKFSDIDKKNNGSESKFSRNFINADEKRLKSIKEMKKAIDQRKQTIKKALSSVDSGNLNKKIVFNDDDDDTDYDKSVDNLHKTEKVNHYDKKSKLFNDDSCDENEVLHSFDVKQQFEGDKGKKLFELQSRFGNDSRFYTDEKFYESDEEKNDNEKQDIERLEDFDEKEETINDEVKKQLKILQSIVGTEFSGQQKKQKLFFNCSLDLVMIQGFIRMKNFMRVMKKKMIMKNKILRGWKILMRKRKQ
- the LOC142321404 gene encoding nucleolar protein 8-like isoform X3, giving the protein MEKKRFFVGNLPHEIDDVIRSRFSKYGLKKLPRKKWLGKEITVEFAKESILNKLENERRAAKDNISGKTNDATKMPHSCFESNNGDLFENNEESVKIEDIKTSTLPKINFNSKSNSNILTKLENFSNVWKDCDEFSGRKITKFDDSSDFSTTVNERHENVFPKKIIGSKEKFNFLDSNKFSDIDKKNNGSESKFSRNFINADEKRLKSIKEMKKAIDQRKQTIKKALSSVDSGNLNKKIVFNDDDDDTDYDKSVDNLHKTEKVNHYDKKSKLFNDDSCDENEVLHSFDVKQQFEGDKGKKLFELQSRFGNDSRFYTDEKFYESDEEKNDNEKQDIERLEDFDEKEETINDEVKKQLKILQSIVGTEFSGQQKKQKLKHVTSATGVRYDPSVPEHEKFIVKPSSIDENEEDVKQKKSKKSKNKQKEEVKEQECVNKPSVSNETYYEVADELKKNI
- the LOC142321404 gene encoding uncharacterized protein LOC142321404 isoform X1, with the protein product MEKKRFFVGNLPHEIDDVIRSRFSKYGLKKLPRKKWLGKEITVEFAKESILNKLENERRAAKDNISGKTNDATKMPHSCFESNNGDLFENNEESVKIEDIKTSTLPKINFNSKSNSNILTKLENFSNVWKDCDEFSGRKITKFDDSSDFSTTVNERHENVFPKKIIGSKEKFNFLDSNKFSDIDKKNNGSESKFSRNFINADEKRLKSIKEMKKAIDQRKQTIKKALSSVDSGNLNKKIVFNDDDDDTDYDKSVDNLHKTEKVNHYDKKSKLFNDDSCDENEVLHSFDVKQQFEGDKGKKLFELQSRFGNDSRFYTDEKFYESDEEKNDNEKQDIERLEDFDEKEETINDEVKKQLKILQSIVGTEFSGQQKKQKLFFNCSLDLVMIQGFIWMKNFMRVMKKKMIMEKQDIERLEDFDEKEETINDEVKKQLKILQSIVGTEFSGQQKKQKLSKHVTSATGVRYDPSVPEHEKFIVKPSSIDENEEDVKQKKVKNQKTSRKKR
- the LOC142321404 gene encoding uncharacterized protein LOC142321404 isoform X4 — protein: MEKKRFFVGNLPHEIDDVIRSRFSKYGLKKLPRKKWLGKEITVEFAKESILNKLENERRAAKDNISGKTNDATKMPHSCFESNNGDLFENNEESVKIEDIKTSTLPKINFNSKSNSNILTKLENFSNVWKDCDEFSGRKITKFDDSSDFSTTVNERHENVFPKKIIGSKEKFNFLDSNKFSDIDKKNNGSESKFSRNFINADEKRLKSIKEMKKAIDQRKQTIKKALSSVDSGNLNKKIVFNDDDDDTDYDKSVDNLHKTEKVNHYDKKSKLFNDDSCDENEVLHSFDVKQQFEGDKGKKLFELQSRFGNDSRFYTDEKFYESDEEKNDNEKQDIERLEDFDEKEETINDEVKKQLKILQSIVGTEFSGQQKKQKLFFNCSLDLVMIQGFIRMKNFMRVMKKKMIMKNKILRVNMLLQQQAFVMIPQFLNMRNLLLNLHQLMKMKKM